The window GAACATGACGTGCGGGCTATGCCCGATCACGGTCAAGAAGTCGTTGGAAAAGGTGGCCGGCGTGAGCGCGGTCAAGGTCGATTTCGACACGAAGACGGCCACCGTCACCTATGACCCCGACAAGGCCCGGCCGGAGGCGCTGACCGAGGCGACGACGAACGCGGGCTATCCGTCCACCGTGCAGAAGTGATGCCGCGATGATCGCCATCGTTCTGGAGTCCGTGCTGACCTGCCCACACTGCGGCTTTGCCAAGCAGGAAAGCATGCCGACGGACGCCTGCCAGTTCTACTACGAGTGCCAGCACTGCAAGGCGCTGCTGCGCCCGAAGCCGGGCGACTGTTGCGTGTTCTGCTCGTTTGGTTCGGTGAAGTGCCCGCCGATCCAGCAGCAGCGTGGGTGCTGCGGATAGGCTTAGCGTAGGACTTTTTCCGTTTTCCGAGACGCCCCCTGGGCAAGGGCAGTGGAGGCCTGGAGCCAGGCCTCCACTGGGGGATATCAGTCGGCGCTGCCCGGCAGCTTGCGCGGGGCCATGAAGTACAGCCAGACCAGGGCGATGAAGTACATGGCCGGGATCATGGTGAACAGCACCGCGTAGTTGTTGTGGGTGACGGTCAGCACGGTGCCGACGATCTGGGTCATGAACATGCCGCCGACGGCCGCGCACATGCCGCCGAAGCCGAACACCGTGCTCATCATGTATTTGGGCGTGTAGTCCATCACCAG is drawn from Pseudomonas cavernae and contains these coding sequences:
- the merP gene encoding mercury resistance system periplasmic binding protein MerP, whose translation is MRKMLIAALVALPLAALAAPPKTVTLDVQNMTCGLCPITVKKSLEKVAGVSAVKVDFDTKTATVTYDPDKARPEALTEATTNAGYPSTVQK
- a CDS encoding GDCCVxC domain-containing (seleno)protein, which translates into the protein MIAIVLESVLTCPHCGFAKQESMPTDACQFYYECQHCKALLRPKPGDCCVFCSFGSVKCPPIQQQRGCCG